AAGATCAAACTCCCGATTCAGAAAATCTATGTAGGCATGTAGTGCTGTAGTATTATCAAAATACTCCTTTTCAAAGCCCAGGTCAAAAAGCATCGGATTACGAACTAAGTGAGTTATAGTATGATGATTAGATGGTTTGTAAGACCTCGGGCTCTGTAGGAACATACTCAAGGCCTCTTTTGGGTGTCCTTTGACCTTTAGTAACTGtgaaaacttgaaaaaatgaaacaagGACTCGTACTGCATAACCGGATTGCGAAGGATAGTGATGTACTTCCATGAGGTCTTTGGAAATACTTCATAAAGAGTAAGTGGATTGTTACGGGCGTGGTTGGCGAGAATATGCGGTTGGATAGGTAGAGGAGCCATGTGAGACACTTGAAACTTGGCAGGCCATCTTAATGAGTAGCCATACTTGGGTAAGGCGAATAGGAGGTTGTTCTTGTCGCCAAATCTGTTGAGGATGTTTGTGATTGTACTGCTCCCTGTTTTGTGTGTCTTTAAAAATATGATACGATCAGATTGGACACACTTCGGGTCATCTTTTGAGAATCTAGAAATTCATGAGAGAATGCCATTAGTCTCTGGTCTTTAATTCAGATAATTGCCACTTAGCTAGCATGCCAATCTGGCAATGACGGGCGGTCATACAGAAAGAAGATGACAATTTAACTTAAGTATTAATTAAAGTAAAATTTATCATGAAAATTACATCTCAATGGTCCAATCAAAAAAGTTTTACActttaatgaaataaaaaaaggtttcacTTAAAGAAGGATATCCTTTTTTAAAATCGTTTTAAAACTAGATAGAAAATCGTCCAAACCTCTCACCATTTCTTGCAGAAAGCCTCTTTTATTCACGCTGATCGGTCAGtatgaacaacaacaaaaaaaactcgCAAATTGTTCTTCTTGAAAAAGGGGTTAAAAGGAATAAATTTTTAAATCCCTCATAATTTAGTTTATTAATACTACGTCCATACTAGTATTAGAAGTACTCAGTAGTTAAGTTACTTACGTTGACGACCACATCCAAGACCAAAAATGGCCATGATCCTCTCTACTCAAATCTCGCCTCCTTTCGACGCAAGATCTGGACGAGAAAAGCTCAAGGCAAATGAAAACCGCCGTGAAAATTAAAGCAAACTTAAGGAATTTTAGATATCTTTTTTTAGCAATGAGAAGCATTTTCCTCTCGAACAGCTCCTCTCAAAACGCCTGGCTTTCATTCAAAtgaaattctttttttagtaTGTGACGCGCGCGAAATTAAAGCCCGCCaaaaccacaggcaacccacatGCTCGTTATGACAAAAGAAAGCGGGGGTTATGACGAAAGAAAGCCAGCGCGGCCAAGGGCACGAGACTTGGCCTTATACTGCTATGCTTATTTCAGGGGACAACTCGATTGGGGAGCCCTTAGAAGGTGTATAACGTCTTTTCGGAGTATTGGAATTCCTTTGACGCACAAAAAAGCGACAGGGTGGAGGTCGGGGAAAAAGGGAAAGGAGTAttaaatgtgtagttccagaaagtATCTATACCCCTCCTTCCccatggttttttttttaaattcggggggagggggggggtttcaaacgcccaggaatttccagaggtgaggggggtaaaatgccctttttccttaactgtatttacttttttccagggggttggaaattccagaggggtggggggtcatacctccgaccccttCTATGGGGGATAGGGGGgtttggatattttctggaactacacaatgtcCCAGTTTTCCCCTGACCCCTTCCCTTGCACTTTTTAcgcacaggaatcccgaagcTCCGAAAACAATAATTTCTAATATTTGATTTGATAACCTCCACATAATGGATACATTCCAAAGTCCCGACTTTCTTGTGATTCAAATCGTACCTTTTCTGATATATCAGCGTCGACACCTTTTTATAGTTCCGCCTTTAACATCTCTGTttactaccccccccccccccctttaaaaAATGTGTATTTCTCGCCATAAATAAAAAGATTCACAAAGCTTGGCAGGTTAAACTTTCCATATTAATTGTTGAACGCCTTCCGTGAATTCTCAACAGATATTACAACGAGCACAAGAAACTCCCCTACAAACACATCAAGTCTATACACACCACAAAGGATTCCAGAACGCCAAAGAAGCCCTTTACTGACCGGGTAGTTCGACATGCTCTAGGGTAAAACTGGGTTGAAAAAAGGATAATCTATAGAATGTGATATTATTTGTGATAAACCTCAGGAAAACCACACAAAACTAGGCATGTCGGTCCCgtataccgtaaatgatctaataaacgccccaccctaagcttacaagtttgtaatgAGCGCCCCTCTCTAGCAAACGCCCCAACCCTCCTCCCCGCCCCCCCTCcaagcttaaaaacaaacgacaaCTGAATTTCGGTAATATAAATCACAATCTAATTGATCTGAGTTTGGCTTCTACTGGGTGATACTTGCTAAATGtcaagaaacgcttgctacgcaggctttAATTTAACGTGATCCTGACTGAGATTAGAACCGCACTGCACTGGGATTTGTTATATAGTAATAGTTTGTAAaaaacgcccctctctaataaacgcctcttATCTATTGaacgccctccccccccccccccccccttcgccccgggcgtttattagatcctTTACGGAAACGCTTGACTCATATACAATAGCAGAATTTCAGTAAGTGCACATAAGTTTCACTGACGCAAATTGACTGCTTTCCATACGTGTCAACTCTACTGATCTCGCCTTTAAGAGAAGGTTTCCCATTGTTCAGCTTTATTGTTGCTTCGTAGAACCCTTCATTAGGTGAAGTAACGAATTGGATCTGGTGCAGAGTATCTTTATTCAACGTATTCACGGCTCTGTCCCCGTTTCTCACCCCACAGGAATCACATCTGTTATCCACTAACGAATCTGCAAAAAGCTGAAGTTTCTCATTTGGTAGCTCTTGTTGGGCGTTCTTTATCTCTTTCAATTGCAGTTTATGACATAGTCTTTTCACGTCGGCGTTAAGCTCCAACAATGTATTGATGTGCTTCACTGCGAAGTCCGCTATTTGCTTTACTATTGAATCATTAACTGGGACTTTCTCGAAGTTCAAACACGGACACCAGTGTTCCTCCACACCAGTGCTCGCGCACGTTCTATTCTTCGGGTCAATGAGTGTAAACAGACTCTGGCCCGTCACTATCCCTTTTGGCGACGACGGATACGATAATAAATGCTGCAATGAAGCATAAATATCAAACGGGGATGTTAAGACGTGAGCGTTCTGCTCAAGATTTTTGTAGAGTTCGGGGA
The sequence above is a segment of the Nematostella vectensis chromosome 2, jaNemVect1.1, whole genome shotgun sequence genome. Coding sequences within it:
- the LOC5515707 gene encoding galactose-3-O-sulfotransferase 3 → MLLIAKKRYLKFLKFALIFTAVFICLELFSSRSCVERRRDLSREDHGHFWSWMWSSTFSKDDPKCVQSDRIIFLKTHKTGSSTITNILNRFGDKNNLLFALPKYGYSLRWPAKFQVSHMAPLPIQPHILANHARNNPLTLYEVFPKTSWKYITILRNPVMQYESLFHFFKFSQLLKVKGHPKEALSMFLQSPRSYKPSNHHTITHLVRNPMLFDLGFEKEYFDNTTALHAYIDFLNREFDLVLIMDYWDESMVLLKRRLCWELDDVIYLKLNSRVNEDKRGNMSESTKQNILRWNHEDAMLFEFFNKLFWANVRAEGPEFYNDLEELQKKKKDVLNRCVLKTRSEDEAYNNHYVQGYVLKNVTGADKKL